AGATGTGGCTAAAGGATGCCATCACCGGCAACCTGGGCCTGTCCCTTGATACCCAGCAACCCGTCACCACGTTAATTGGGCAGCGCTTTCCCAACACCGCCTTGTTGGCTGCGGTCACTTTAGCTGTCACCTTGCTGGTTGGGATTCCGATTGGTGTCCTGGCCGCAGTAAGAAGAGGTTCTGCCGTCGACAGACTCAGCATTGTGATGTCTACCGTCGGTCAAGCAGTGCCTGATTTCTGGCTCGGTATTATCTTGATGATCGCGTTTTCCGTCGCCCTCCGTATCCTCCCGGCTTCTGGCATGGTGACTGCCGGGAGTGCATTCTCGCTACCGGATCTGGCGCGACACCTTGTCCTGCCGGTGGTGACACTGACCGTCGTGATGTTGCCGAATATCGTTCGATTCACCCGGTCAGCAATGCTCGATGTCCTTCAACTCGATTACATTCGAACCGCACGCGCGAAGGGGATCCCGATGACCTGGGTGTACATTCGGCACGCTCTGCGCAACGCATGGATACCCATCGTCGCCGTCGTCGGTTTGATTATTCCGCTTTTACTTGGGGGCTCAGTTGTTGTGGAGAGTGTCTTTGGTTGGCCCGGCATGGGGCGCCTGGCAGTACAGGCGGCCACTGACCGTGACTACAACGTCGTCATGGGCGTGACAGTGTTCGTCGGCGGCATCGTGATACTCGTCAACCTCTTGACGGATGTTGTGTACTCTGTTCTGGACCCGAGGATCCGCCATGAATAATCTCCCCCT
The Alicyclobacillus curvatus genome window above contains:
- a CDS encoding ABC transporter permease, which codes for MVAFLLRRLGLGAITLLLVTVFTFFMMNLAPGGPSAIMNMQTTADQRAALTKELGLNHSVPVRYEMWLKDAITGNLGLSLDTQQPVTTLIGQRFPNTALLAAVTLAVTLLVGIPIGVLAAVRRGSAVDRLSIVMSTVGQAVPDFWLGIILMIAFSVALRILPASGMVTAGSAFSLPDLARHLVLPVVTLTVVMLPNIVRFTRSAMLDVLQLDYIRTARAKGIPMTWVYIRHALRNAWIPIVAVVGLIIPLLLGGSVVVESVFGWPGMGRLAVQAATDRDYNVVMGVTVFVGGIVILVNLLTDVVYSVLDPRIRHE